The genomic stretch GAGTGGCGGGAGCGCATCCCGGCCGTGGTGCACGTGGACGGCACCGCCCGCATCCAGACCGTGGACCCGGCCGACGAGCCGCTGGTGGCCCGGATGCTGGCCGAGTTCGAGCGCCGTACCGGACTGCCCGTCGTCGTCAACACGAGCCTGAACACCGCGGGCCGGCCGATGGTCGACGACCCGCGGGACGCGCTGGAGTGCTTCGGCTCCACGCCGGTGGACCTGCTGGCCATCGGCCCGTTCGCGGTGCGGCGGGAGGAGTTCTTCGCCGCCGGGAACCGCTCGGCGCGGCGCCCGGCCGAGGTGCTGTCGTTCCCGTCGGGGCACGAGGAGACGGTGGCGCCCGCCTCGTACGACCGGCTGGCGGAGACCGCGTCCCTGCCGATCGCGGGGCCGGTCGCGGGCAGCGGTGAGGAGGCGGTCCGATGACCGCGCCGACCACCGACTACGTGGTGGTGATCCCGACGCTCGGGCGGCCGAGCCTGACGGCGTGCCTGCGCGCGCTGGCCGCGGCCGAGGGGCCGCCGCCGCTCCAGGTCGTGCTGGTGGACGACCGGGCGCTGGACGACTGCACCCCGCTGCCGGCCGAGATCCCGGAGGCGCTGCGCGACCGGACGAAGATCGTCCCGGGCTGCGCGCGCGGCCCGGCGGCGGCCCGCAACGCGGGCTGGCGGGCGGCGGACGCCACGCCGTGGGTGGTCTTCCTGGACGACGACGTGGTGCCGGGCCCCTCCTGGGGTACGGACCTGGCCGCCGACCTCGCCGCCGCGTCGCCGCGTACGGCCGGGATCACCGCGCGGATCGCCGTGCCGGTGCCCGTCGACCGCCGCTCGACGGACTGGGAGCGCAACACCGCGGGGCTGGCCACCGCCAAGTGGATCACCGCGGACATGGCGTACCGGCGGGACGCGCTGGAGTCCGTGGACGGCTTCGACGAACGCTTCCGGCGCGCCTTCCGGGAGGACGCCGATCTGGCGCTGCGGGTGCTGGCGGCCGGCTGGGCGCTGGCGTCCGGCACCCGCCGCACCACGCACCCGGTGCGTCCGGCCGACCGCTGGGTCTCCGTACGGCTCCAGGCGGGCAACGCCGACGACGTGCTGATGACCCGCCGGCACGGCCGGGACTGGTGGCACCACGCGGACGCGCCGCGCGGCCGGCTGCCGTGGCACCTGGCGGTGACCGCGGCGGCGGGTGCCTCGCTGGTGTGTGCCGCGGCCGGGCGGCGGCAGGCGGCGGCGGTGCTGGCCGGGCTGTGGCTGGGCGGTACGGCGGAGTTCGCGTGGGCGCGGATCGCGCCGGGCCCGCGGACCCGGGAGGAGGTGGTGACGATGGCGGTGACCAGCGTGCTGATCCCGCCGTCGGCGGCGGGGCACTGGCTGCGCGGCCTGGTGCGGCACCGCCGGGTGGCGCCGCTGAGCGTGCGGCCCGCGCCCGCGGTGCCGCAGGCTCTGCCGGAGCCGGTGCCGGAGCGGGTGTAGCCGGTGAACAGGCATCAGGACACCGCGCCGGGCGCCCGTGCGGCGACGGCGGTCGCGGACCCGGCGGCGGAGCGCGAGGAGGCCGGGCGCCTGTGGCTGTACGCGCCGGGGCGGCAGGCCCCCGAGCGGGTGCCGGTCCCCACCCGGCCGCCGTCCGGCGACGCCGGCCCGCTGGAGGCGGTGCTGTTCGACCGGGACGGGACGCTGGTGGCCGATGTGCCGTACAACGGCGACCCGT from Streptomyces albofaciens JCM 4342 encodes the following:
- a CDS encoding glycosyltransferase family 2 protein, giving the protein MTAPTTDYVVVIPTLGRPSLTACLRALAAAEGPPPLQVVLVDDRALDDCTPLPAEIPEALRDRTKIVPGCARGPAAARNAGWRAADATPWVVFLDDDVVPGPSWGTDLAADLAAASPRTAGITARIAVPVPVDRRSTDWERNTAGLATAKWITADMAYRRDALESVDGFDERFRRAFREDADLALRVLAAGWALASGTRRTTHPVRPADRWVSVRLQAGNADDVLMTRRHGRDWWHHADAPRGRLPWHLAVTAAAGASLVCAAAGRRQAAAVLAGLWLGGTAEFAWARIAPGPRTREEVVTMAVTSVLIPPSAAGHWLRGLVRHRRVAPLSVRPAPAVPQALPEPVPERV